GCAATGCCCGACCAGGCGTGTGCAGCGGGATGGCGAGACCGGCCCGCGCGGCGACCTCGTTGATGAACTCCAGGTCGTCGGGCACCAGCGGCAGGTATCCCGACACCGCGTCGGGTGCCGTCATCAGGGCGGCCGAGCCGGACGCACCGGCGAGGCCGACGGTGACCGGCGGACGGCCCAGCGCCGAACCCGCCAGATCCGCGAGCGCGCGCACGGTCACCTTTGCCCCGGACGCCACTCCCAGGGCAGCGGTGGAGGCTATTCCACTGGTGAAGGGGCACTGGGAGATCACCGCGGCCACCCGGCCGTCGCGTTCGCCCGCGACGAGGGCGTGCCCGCCGCCGAAGGAGGTGCCCCACAGCACTATCCGTGAGGTGTCGACACCGCTGAGTGTTCGGGCGAAGGCGATTGCCGCGGCCCAGTCGTCGAGTTGGCGGCGAATGGACAGCAGCTGTCGCGGTTCGCCGTCGCTGGCGCCGAAGTGGCGGTAGTCGAACACCAGGCACGAGTATCCCGCGGCGGTGAAGCGCTCGGCGAACGCGTCCAGGCGCATCCGCCGGACCGCACCGAGCCCGTGCGCCATCACGATGACCGGCGCCGGAGTGGTTCCCTCGGGCAGGTACCACCAGGCCCGGCATGTCGTCCCGGACGAATCGAACTCGACGTCGTTCCTGATCATCGTTTCCCCCGCTGTCGGTGGTTGCCTGGCCGGACTGTACCAATACGCGTTGTCGAATGGCAGGCTCGTGGCAGGCTGTGAAAAGCGAGATGGAACCCGACGTCGACGCTGCTAGCGTCTGCCGTCGTGAAGAGATTGATAGCGGGGGCGTTGATCGCCGGAACAGCAGTATTCGGATTGGCCGTGGGCGCGGGTGATTCCGACGCCAAGATCAAGCCGGGCAACTACAAACAGCAGCAACTCATCTACGGATTCGTTCCGATGCCGGAGTCGAATGCGCGGGTCATCGGCAACGGCATGTACACCGACTACTACGGGATCGGGCCGTGGAATCTGCAGCGTCAGCAGATCCAGCAGACGCCACACGGCGGCGTCGTGGCGCACACTGCGGACCCGGTGATGCAGTGGTTCGCGCGTACGGAGTTTCGGCGCACCAAGAACGGATATGTCGGCACGATGTACAGCTGGGGCGTCCCGCTCGGCAGTGCGCTGCTGAAGGAACAGCCGCGTCGCTGACCCCGCGCCTTCCGATCCCGGGTCCGGCCGATGGCGTGTCCGTCGGCCGGACCAATCTTCGCGTCGCATGCGCTTTTCGCCGGCCGGAACCCGTAGTGTCACTTCGTCACAATTGAGGTGTCGGGGGACACTACGAAGAAGGTCAAGCACGATGCGTTGCTCGCGAAAGATGGTTCTCGGATTTCTGGCCGCGGCGTCGATGACGGTAGCTCCGCTGATGGTGGCGGCACCCGCCGCGGCGGCAACCGACTACGCCAATTGCACCGAACTGCGCGGCGACTACCCGCACGGTGTCGGCAAGACCGGCGCCGTCGACTCGACGTCGGGTACGCCGGTCACGACGTTCACCGTCGACGACGAACTGTACGAGGCGAACTCCGAGAGCGACCGCGACGGGGACGGCATCGCCTGCGAGAAGCACTGAGCGTGCGTCACACTGGGTGACGTGTTCACCCAGGTCGAGGACGAGAACCGCCGGTTGCTCCGTGCGCGCGACGCCATCGACCTCTCCTACGCCGACGACCTCGACATCGCAACGCTCGCCCGCATCGCGCTGATGTCGCCGTCGCACTTCATCCGCCGGTTCCGGGCCGTGTTCGGGGAGACGCCGCACCGCTACCTGCAGCGTCGGCGCATCGAGCGAGCCTGTGCCCTCCTTCGGACCACCGACGTCCCGGTGCTCGACGTCGCGTTGCTGGTCGGCTACGACAGTCCTGGCACGTTCGGCCGGACGTTCAGCCGACTCGTCGGCTCCAGTCCCACGGCCTACCGGCAGCGTGTCGCTCCGATTCCCGTTCCCGGTTGCTTCGTGCGCCGGTGGACCAGGCCGAGCGATGCTGCCACCGGGGTCCCGCGAGCGGCCGAAGTGAGCGATTTCGGAGAAGCGCCGACCGGGCCGCCGGTCGTATCGTCGGGCGCATGATCAACGGCATCGGTATCCATTCCGTCTACGTCCTCGATCAGGACGTCGCACTCGACTTCTACGTCGGCACACTCGGTTTCACGGTCGACACCGACGTCGACATGGGTTTCATGCGGTGGTTGACGATCGCGCCGCCCGGTCAACCCGACCGGCTCATCCTGCTCGAGAAGCCCGGGCCGCCCGCGCTTTCCGACGAGACCGCCGCGAAGATCCGCGACCTCGTGACGCAGGGGGCGATGCCGGTGACGATCCTGTCGACCGACGATTGTCGCGGCACCCACGCGGCGCTCGTCGCGCGCGGCGTCGAGTTCACCCAGGACCCCGAAGACCAGCCCTACGGCACCGACTGTGCGTTCCGGGACCCGTTCGGCAATGCGTTGCGAATGACCCAACGCACCGCCGCCGACCGGCCGATCGGAGCCGACGACATCGGCCGCTGGGCGCCGGACGAGTGAGGTGGTCCGCCGAACATCCCGGCGGCCACGTAGGCGTTAGATTCGTGCCCATGGCGGTCCGACTCGACAATTACCTGAGCAGCAACCACCCGGACATCGCGATCGCGGCGGCGTTGCTGTTCCTGGCCGGGCTGGTCGACGCCATCGCGTTCGTCGTGCTCAAGGGCAGCTTCGTCGCGTTCATGTCCGGCAATTCGACGATCCTGGGAGCGTCGACGGCCGCGGGCGGGTGGTCGACGATCGCGGTCGTCGCCGGACTCGTCGCGGCCTTCTTCGGCGGGGCCGTGGGCGGCGCGGCACTCGGTCGCTGGGGCGGACAGCACTCGCCGGTCTGGGTTCTCGTAGCCGTGACGGTGACGCTTCTCGCCGGCACCGTTGTCGCGCTGACCGCGTCGCCGACGGCCGGGATGATCGTGGTGGCGACGGCGACCGGCGCGATCAACTCGGCACTGTCGCACACCTCGACGGTGCCGGGCGGCTTGACGTACGTCACCGGCACGCTGGTGAAGTCCGCGCACGAGCTGGTCGCCTCGCTGGGTACCGATCGACCGTGGGCGTGGCTGGCGGTGTTCTGGATGTGGCCGGTGTTCGTCCTGGGCGCGGTGTGCGGCGGTTTCGCAGAACGTCACTGGGGTGTCGCCGGGTTGTGGGCCGGGGTCGCGATCGCCGCCTGCACCCTCCTCCTGCGGGTTGCCGAGACGTTGTCTCGGGGCAATTCGCGCTCAGATGGAACCGATCGGGCCGCTGGATAGTCTGAGTTACATGCGCGACGACAAGCTGCTCACCCGGATCTCCGCCCTTCTCCGTCAAGCGGAGAACACCGACAACGAGCACGAGGCCGAGACCTTCATGCAGGCGGCCCAGCGGCTCGCGACGGCATCGTCGATCGACCTGGCCGTGGCGCGCGCCCACGATCCCGCCGCGCGCAAGAAGGTCACCCCGATCAGCCGTCAGATCGCCATCGGCGAACCCGGCAAACGCGGACTGCGGACCTATGTGCAGCTCTTCGTCGCCATCACCGCCGCCAACGACGTGACCGTCGACGTGGCGAGCAACTCGACCTTCGTGCTCGCCTACGGATACGAAGCCGACATCGACGCCTGCGAGGCCCTCTACACGTCGCTGATCGTGCAGATGGTCGCGGCCAGCGACGCCTACCTGCGGTCGGGTGCCTACAAGGGCGAGACGTTCGCGCGGGTCGTCACCCGCGGGAATGGGTGGCGTGCCCGGCGGGTGATCGAGGAGAAGCCGTTGTCGCCGATCACGGCGCGGCTCAACTTCCAGTCGGCGTTCGCCGAACGCATCGGCAAGCGTCTCGCCGAGGCCCGCGACGCCGCGCGTGCGGAGGCCCTGGCCGCCGAACGTGACTCCGGGGACACCACGCGCTCGACGGCAGTCGCGTTGCGCAACAAGGAGATCGAGGTCACCGACTTCTACCGGACGAAGTCGAGTGCTCGCGGGACGTGGCGTCCGTCGAGCGCCTCGGCCGGCTACTCGGAGGCCGCACGCCGCGCCGGCGACCGCGCGGGACGTCGCGCGAAGATCGGCGGTGACCGCGAGTTCGGCGGTGCGCGTGGTGCTTTGGAGGGTTAGGGCTCCACGCGCGTGGGCGGGGCGTCCACCGGACTCCCGGGAGGCCGGTCGTACCAGGATGCAGACGGGTGCGGGACGAACGGTGTCGGTGTGCCGGCCCACCGCCGCACCCACCGGCCCAGACGACCCTCGTCCGTTGCCACGGCGTGCACGACGATGGCGGTGACGACGAGGATGAGTGCGAACACGAACAGCCAGCTGATCGCGACGAAGACGACACCGAGGGTGCCGTAACTGCGGATGGTGCCCGCCGCGAGCGTCGGCAGTGCGACGCGGCTGCCGGCGAGCAGGGCGGTGATGAGGATACCGGTACCGAGGCCGTTGAGGACGAGCAGCTTCATCGGTACCTGCGACGACACCAGGAGCCGCGGGATCGCGGTGAAGGTGACCGACCAGATCAACACGGTCACGGCGACGATGAGCCCGATTCCCAGGACGCCCCGATCGCCGATGTGCATGCCGAACAGCGAGGTGGCCTCCACTCCGGTGGACAGACCCTGCACGGTGACCGCGGCGGGGATGAGGAAGACGACGACGACCCATCGCCAGAAGCTGCTCCACGGCAGTTTGGCGACGTCCCAGATCGACACATACATTCGGCCGAGGGCACGGGACAGGGAGGTGGCGCCGGCGATGGTCATCAGCGCACCGACGATGCCGAAGGTCGTCGCCGAGGTCGGGTCGTCGATCGTGGGCGTGTCGAGACTGCTGACGGGGATACCGAGCTGGGTGAGTGCGTCGTCGACGACGCTGGCGCCCGGCAGGGTGAGCACCAGGATCACGACCGGGAGGATCGAGGTGAAGGCCTGCGCGGCCAGGGTCATCGACCGGTCCGTGAGATTGCCTCGAGCCATGTCGATGACGATGCGGAGCATCAGGGAGGCGCCGGGCAGCCGCATCACGCGCTCGCGTACGGCATCGAGGTCGGGACGGCGCATGAAGTCTCCCATCGGCTCCGGGGTGAGCTTCGGCCCGCTCGCTTCGCTCCCGGCGCCGTGGCTCCTCGGCCCGCTCGCTTCGCTCCCGGCGCCGTGGCTCCTCGGCCCGCTCGCTTCGCTCCCGGCGCCGGGTCTCTCATCATCGGCGATGCCGTGAGTGAACGGGACACCGGGCGCGCACGATTCTATGAGGCCGAGCACCTCGTGCATCGCCTGTTCGACAACGTGTCGTCGTCACGGACGGTGCAACTCGCCGGCACCGAGGTCACCCTCCCCGCGGAGGCGCGCTTCGCCTCGATCGACGCCGTCGACGACTACGTGGGCCGCGTGCTCGCGCTGCCGGGCGTGCGGTCGAGTTTCGAGCGCGCGTCGCACCCGGTATCGGTCCGCGAACGGCGCGGCCAGCGGTCCGCCCACTACGCGGCGCGGGTTCGCAGATCCAACGGTGTGCCTGTCGCCGCCGAGATCGCCATCCCGTCCGCGGCCGACGGACGCTGGGCGCTGCGTGAATTGGTGGTGCTGCACGAGCTCGCCCATCACCTCGACGGCACGACCGGCCCGGCTCACGGGCGCGGATTCGTGCTGACGCTCATCGAACTCGTCGGGCTCGTACTGGGGCCCGAAGCCGCGTTCGTCTATCGCGTCGTGCTGTCGGATTCCGGGGTGGGGTGAATGATCTCAGCGCAGCCCGTCGCCGGCGAGCAGCGTCAGGTGGCTCGGGTGGTCGGGGTCGAGGACCAGGCGCTGGTGTCGGCGGCCGCGTGCCTTGATGAGGTCGGGCACGAGCGTCAGGTAACGCGGGAGACTCGCGGCGTAGACGTCGACCCGGAGCCGATGGCCCGGCTGCAGGACCGCGTCGGTGGGGACGAGGTCGACGTCGAGGCGGATCGGTTCGTCGGCGGGCACCGGCAGCTTGCGCTTGCGGGACAGATAGTGGTGCGCCGAGAGCAGGCTGCCGTCGTCGGCGTACGTCGACTTCGATTGATCCAGTGCGCGATTCGACGCCGACAGCGCACCGTTGGTCAGCACCACCGACGTACCGTCGGGAGCGACGTCGTTCACGGTCACCGCCCAGACGGCCTCGTGTGCCGTGGTGGCGACGTTGAGGCGCAAGTTCATGGCGCCGCTGATCGGGGTGGCCTCTCCGACCGGCTCCGTGGTGAACGACAACGCGCCCCGCTCCTGGTATCGCGCATCCCGGGCGAAGTCCGCGCCGAGGGCCAGCGTCGCCCCCGCGGTCACCTGGGTCATGTCCCGGGACCGGAGTCCGCGGGTGTCGGGCCGGACGTGTAGAGACGAAACACCCTGTGCGGGAGTGGTGCTCAGCGAACCGTCGTGGACGCAATGGTCGGCGGTCGACGACGGTTCGGCAGTCAGGTAGAGCCGCGTCGGGGCCACCCCGGGACGGGGGAAGCTCTGCCCCGCGGTCCACGCACCGCCCTGCTGCAGCATGGTGACCGGCCCGTAGTACTCGATCCCGTTGCGGTGGCCCTTGAGCCAGCGGTCGAACCACGCGCGTTCGAGGACGTCCAGACGCGGGGGAGCGAACTTGCCGCCGTATCCCGACCCCACGTCGAGGTGATAGCCGTCGCCGACGATCATCTGCTTGCGGCCCGGCTCCATCTGCAGGCGCTCGTACACCCCGGTTGCACTGCGGCCGAACAGATCATGCCAGGCGCCGACGGTGAAGGTGGGTGCTTCGATGCGGTCGACGATCGGGTCGCGGGCGTCGAAGTACGGGTCGTCGAAGATGCGTGGATCACGGGCGGTCAGGAACCCCCACAGCAGCGAGGGGATCTCGGTGGCCGGGGACTTCACCCGGTCGATCGCCCAGCGCACCGCGTCGCCGCGCACGAGGTCGCGGATCACGTTGGCGGGGTTGGGAACCCACTTGAGCATGTTGACCGCGGACAACCACACCGGGATGAAGGCCGACGGCATGCCGCCGGTGATGTAGATGTCGCGCACCAGGTCGTCGCAACCCTCTACGGCGAACACGGCTTTCAGCTGTGGCGGCCGCTTGTCCGCGGCCTGCAGCGAGTTGATCGCCGAGTACGACCAGCCGGCCATCCCGACGGTCCCGTCGCACCACTCCTGCTCGGTCACCCAATCGATGACCTCCACCGAGTCCTGCTGCTCGCGAGGACCGAGGATCTGCCATTTACCCAGGCTCGCGCCGGTTCCGCGGACGTCGACGACGACCTGCACGTACCCGCTGCGTACCAGGTTGCGATTGATGCCGAAGACGTCGAAGACGCCGCCCGACAGGGTCTGTGTCAACGTCGTGAGTCCCTCGAGGGCCGTGCCCGTCGCGTCCATCGACCGGGATGCGGTGTGCAGTGCCTTGCCGAGGACGGGGGCGTGGAGGGTCTGGTCGATGAAGTCGATGGCCGCGCGGTTGTACGGGTTGATGTTGATGACCGCGGGATAGGGGGTGAGGATCGTCTGCCCGAACCGGTTGGCGGGCCGGATGACCGTGGCGCGCAGGACGACGCCGTCGCTCATGGTGATGGAGACGTTCCGGTCGATGACGACGCGCGGGTAGAGCTGCTTTCCGTCGACCTGCTCGCGCCAGCGGATACCGTCGGCGCCGCCGGTGGGATCACCCAGCGGGAGCGTGCCGAAATGCGGCGCACCAGTGGTGCGGGTTCGTGTCGACGGAGCGACACGGGCGCGCGGCTGTGTGGGATCCAGCTGGTACGTCATGGTGCATCACCCTGCCTGGGATGAGGTGTCGCACCCGAGTTGTTGCACGGATCGAGACGGCCGGGTGGACACCGACACCCCGTCGTGTCGGTCGCTTGCTTCCCGGCCCGTCCGCTGGCTGCGGATTACAGTGTGGTCCAGGTCACTTCACGTAGTCGCTGAAGGATAACTCAGCGCCGGTATCGGATGGCTAACGAGGTGGCGTCTTTTGGTCATGGCCGTGTGTGTTCCTGGTCACATTCAGGTAAACCCAGGTCGATGGCGGCCGCCGCCTCGAGCACCATCCACGCCGACAACTGCACCGACAGATCCCGCTCCGGGACCTCGGACGGATTGACGGCGCCTGCCACGAACTGGGCTTTCGTGCCGGCGTCGGTCGGGATCACCGCGGTTCGTCGCCAGTCGCTGGAGAAGATCACCCGGCCGCCGAACTCGGTGCGATGAGCCCATGCGGCGTCCGCGCTACGGGTCACGATCCGGGCTGCCCGCGTACGGAGTTCATCCGAACCGTCGACCTCGGGCAGGTCGGTGGCGATGAGTGCGAGGTAGCGGGCCAGCACGCCGTGGAACAGGCCGCCGTCGCCGCCACCTCCGCCGTTGATCACCCCGTCGGTGCAGGAGTGGTGCTCGACGGCGCCGAGCAGCCGGGCCAGCCGGTCGAGGTGCCGGCGATCTCCGGTCGCCCGCAACGCCTCGAGTTCGGCGCCCAGCACGACGCCCTGGCAGTAGGTGTAGGTGCCGGTCTCCGGCTTCAGCGAACCGTCGGGCAGCTTCTTGAGACCGTCGATGACCAGGTGGGTGTCGGGATCGACGAGGTTGGCGTCCATCCAGTCGCACATCGCCACGGCGCGTTCGACGTGACCCGTGCGTGCCAGCAGGATCGCGGCCGGGCCGTTGGCCGGCGCGTTGAAGAACTGATCGGCCTTGCGCCAGGGGATGCCGCCGCCGTCCGCGGGCACCCAGGCGTCAAGCATCTGCCCGGCGAGGACGCGGAGTCCGCCCGCATGGTCGAGGTGCAGGTGCCGGTCGGCGCGTTCGATGGCCAGTCCCAGCCACGCCATGTCGTCGTAATAGTTGTTGGTCCAGCGGCCGCCGTTGCGGATCCGGATGCCGCGCAGCAGCCGGTTGGCGTCGTCGGCGACGTCGGGGTCGAAGGAGCGGTCCGAGCCGACGCGGTGGATCGCGGCGTCGACGAGCAGGTCGACGAGGTGTGCCTGCCACCAGTAATGCCAGGATCCGAACTGGGCCTGCACGCGCCCGATGGGCCAGGCGACGGCTCCGGCACGTGTCCCCGGCAGCCAGAAGGCCCGCTGCAGGTGACGGTCGTAGATGGCGTCCGCGGCGGCCTGTGCGCGGGCGTTGGGGTCCCGCAGGTCCGACGATTTGGATTGTTCGTCCACGTCCGCGTAGCCTAGTCGTCGATGTGATGCACACCCGTGCGTCGTATCGGTTCAACCAGAGACCGTTGGTCGTCGGGATTTCCCGGACGAAGGCGCGACGAGGTCGCCGGCCCACGCAGGATGAACGAGGAATGTCGCTCCACACGAACAGTGTGTGCGTTCACGCCCCGTGCCTGTGTGCCGGGGCGTTTGTCATCTCCGCCCTCGATCGCCTCCCGATGCCCGTCGCTCTTTCGTTGGACTCGACCAACTCATAGTGACGAGGAGAGGAGGCGAAGTATGGCCAAGTCCGAAAAGGTCGCCGCAGTTGCGGAGATCGCGGAGCAGTTCAAGAGCTCCACGGCGACGGTTGTCACGGAATACCGTGGCCTGTCCGTCACCCAGATCAGCACGTTGCGACGTTCCCTCGGTGAGGGTGCAACCTACTCCGTCGCCAAGAACACCCTGGTGAAGCGTGCCGCTGCTGAGGCGGGCGTGGAAGGGCTCGACGAGCTGTTCACCGGTCCGACCGCCATCGCCTTCATCGAAGGTGAGCCGGTCGTGGCCGCGAAGGCGATCAAGACGTTCGCCAAGGACAACAAGGCGCTGGTCATCAAGGGCGGGTACATGGACGGCCGCGCGCTGTCCATTGCCGAGATCGAGCAGATCGCCGACCTTGAGACCCGTGAGGTCTTGCTGGCCAAGCTCGCCGGTGCCATGAAGGGCAACTTGGCTAAGGCCGCCGGTCTGTTCAACCAGCCGGCTTCGCAGGTGGCGCGCCTGGCCGCGGCCCTGCAGGAGAAGAAGAACGAAGCCGGCGAGACCGAATAGGTCGTCCGCCGCACCACACCAATCCCCGAACCGTACGGGGATGAACACCAAAGCCCCGTACGGGGACTGACAGGAAGGACGCCAACCATGGCGAAGCTCACCGCTGACGAGCTCATCGATCAGTTCAAGGAACTGACCCTGCTGGAGCTCAGCGATTTCGTGAAGAAGTTCGAAGAGGTCTTCGAGGTCACCGCTGCGGCTCCGGTCGCCGTCGCCGCTGCCGGTGCCCCGGCTGCCGGTGGCGCCGAGGCTGCTGCCGAGCAGGACGAGTTCGACGTCATCCTCGAGGGTGCCGGCGACAAGAAGATCCAGGTCATCAAGGTCGTCCGCGAGGTCGTCTCGGGCCTGGGCCTGAAGGAAGCCAAGGACCTCGTCGAGAGCGCTCCGAAGGCCCTGCTGGAGAAGGTCGACAAGGAGGCCGCCGAGGCTGCCAAGGCCAAGCTCGAAGAGGCCGGCGCCAAGGTTTCGGTCAAGTAAGACCGACTCACGCGCAAGCGTTTCACGAGCCCGGGACAGCATCGCTGTCCCGGGCTCGTTGCTGTCCCGGGGAGGGGCGCTGGGTCGGGAGGGCGCTGGGTCGGGAGGGCGCTGGGTCGGGGTTCGCCCGCCCACCGGCCCGCGAATTGAGGTCGCATGCGATCTCGTTTCGTCGTTGCGACCTCGATCGAAGTCGCATCGACGACATGAAGTCGCATGCGACCAAGAGGTTGGCCGGCTCGGTAGGAGACCCGGCTCGGCGGATGAAACCGACGGGGCGGTCCGTGCGTCCAAGTCCCATGCCTGCGCCCTTCGCTCATGAACTGCCCGTCGACCGATACGGTCTCGTTCGTCGGGAAGCGACCCTGCGGGCCGGTGTCGGGGACGACGTCGTCGCCGCTGCAGTCCGACGCGGTCAACTCCTGCGGCTGGCGCCGGGGGTGTGGGTCGAGGGGGAGCGCGGTTCGAGGGGCCGGCGGGCGCCGA
The genomic region above belongs to Gordonia hongkongensis and contains:
- a CDS encoding alpha/beta fold hydrolase, coding for MIRNDVEFDSSGTTCRAWWYLPEGTTPAPVIVMAHGLGAVRRMRLDAFAERFTAAGYSCLVFDYRHFGASDGEPRQLLSIRRQLDDWAAAIAFARTLSGVDTSRIVLWGTSFGGGHALVAGERDGRVAAVISQCPFTSGIASTAALGVASGAKVTVRALADLAGSALGRPPVTVGLAGASGSAALMTAPDAVSGYLPLVPDDLEFINEVAARAGLAIPLHTPGRALRKLTCPTLVCICDEDTVAPAGPTARYARRAPAARVIRYPAGHFDIYVGADFERVVADQLEFLRGTVPV
- a CDS encoding excalibur calcium-binding domain-containing protein, whose amino-acid sequence is MRCSRKMVLGFLAAASMTVAPLMVAAPAAAATDYANCTELRGDYPHGVGKTGAVDSTSGTPVTTFTVDDELYEANSESDRDGDGIACEKH
- a CDS encoding helix-turn-helix domain-containing protein, encoding MFTQVEDENRRLLRARDAIDLSYADDLDIATLARIALMSPSHFIRRFRAVFGETPHRYLQRRRIERACALLRTTDVPVLDVALLVGYDSPGTFGRTFSRLVGSSPTAYRQRVAPIPVPGCFVRRWTRPSDAATGVPRAAEVSDFGEAPTGPPVVSSGA
- a CDS encoding VOC family protein is translated as MINGIGIHSVYVLDQDVALDFYVGTLGFTVDTDVDMGFMRWLTIAPPGQPDRLILLEKPGPPALSDETAAKIRDLVTQGAMPVTILSTDDCRGTHAALVARGVEFTQDPEDQPYGTDCAFRDPFGNALRMTQRTAADRPIGADDIGRWAPDE
- a CDS encoding YoaK family protein, which encodes MAVRLDNYLSSNHPDIAIAAALLFLAGLVDAIAFVVLKGSFVAFMSGNSTILGASTAAGGWSTIAVVAGLVAAFFGGAVGGAALGRWGGQHSPVWVLVAVTVTLLAGTVVALTASPTAGMIVVATATGAINSALSHTSTVPGGLTYVTGTLVKSAHELVASLGTDRPWAWLAVFWMWPVFVLGAVCGGFAERHWGVAGLWAGVAIAACTLLLRVAETLSRGNSRSDGTDRAAG
- a CDS encoding DUF2786 domain-containing protein — translated: MRDDKLLTRISALLRQAENTDNEHEAETFMQAAQRLATASSIDLAVARAHDPAARKKVTPISRQIAIGEPGKRGLRTYVQLFVAITAANDVTVDVASNSTFVLAYGYEADIDACEALYTSLIVQMVAASDAYLRSGAYKGETFARVVTRGNGWRARRVIEEKPLSPITARLNFQSAFAERIGKRLAEARDAARAEALAAERDSGDTTRSTAVALRNKEIEVTDFYRTKSSARGTWRPSSASAGYSEAARRAGDRAGRRAKIGGDREFGGARGALEG
- a CDS encoding YhjD/YihY/BrkB family envelope integrity protein, with product MRRPDLDAVRERVMRLPGASLMLRIVIDMARGNLTDRSMTLAAQAFTSILPVVILVLTLPGASVVDDALTQLGIPVSSLDTPTIDDPTSATTFGIVGALMTIAGATSLSRALGRMYVSIWDVAKLPWSSFWRWVVVVFLIPAAVTVQGLSTGVEATSLFGMHIGDRGVLGIGLIVAVTVLIWSVTFTAIPRLLVSSQVPMKLLVLNGLGTGILITALLAGSRVALPTLAAGTIRSYGTLGVVFVAISWLFVFALILVVTAIVVHAVATDEGRLGRWVRRWAGTPTPFVPHPSASWYDRPPGSPVDAPPTRVEP
- a CDS encoding TIGR04338 family metallohydrolase, which translates into the protein MSERDTGRARFYEAEHLVHRLFDNVSSSRTVQLAGTEVTLPAEARFASIDAVDDYVGRVLALPGVRSSFERASHPVSVRERRGQRSAHYAARVRRSNGVPVAAEIAIPSAADGRWALRELVVLHELAHHLDGTTGPAHGRGFVLTLIELVGLVLGPEAAFVYRVVLSDSGVG
- a CDS encoding CocE/NonD family hydrolase, with amino-acid sequence MTYQLDPTQPRARVAPSTRTRTTGAPHFGTLPLGDPTGGADGIRWREQVDGKQLYPRVVIDRNVSITMSDGVVLRATVIRPANRFGQTILTPYPAVININPYNRAAIDFIDQTLHAPVLGKALHTASRSMDATGTALEGLTTLTQTLSGGVFDVFGINRNLVRSGYVQVVVDVRGTGASLGKWQILGPREQQDSVEVIDWVTEQEWCDGTVGMAGWSYSAINSLQAADKRPPQLKAVFAVEGCDDLVRDIYITGGMPSAFIPVWLSAVNMLKWVPNPANVIRDLVRGDAVRWAIDRVKSPATEIPSLLWGFLTARDPRIFDDPYFDARDPIVDRIEAPTFTVGAWHDLFGRSATGVYERLQMEPGRKQMIVGDGYHLDVGSGYGGKFAPPRLDVLERAWFDRWLKGHRNGIEYYGPVTMLQQGGAWTAGQSFPRPGVAPTRLYLTAEPSSTADHCVHDGSLSTTPAQGVSSLHVRPDTRGLRSRDMTQVTAGATLALGADFARDARYQERGALSFTTEPVGEATPISGAMNLRLNVATTAHEAVWAVTVNDVAPDGTSVVLTNGALSASNRALDQSKSTYADDGSLLSAHHYLSRKRKLPVPADEPIRLDVDLVPTDAVLQPGHRLRVDVYAASLPRYLTLVPDLIKARGRRHQRLVLDPDHPSHLTLLAGDGLR
- a CDS encoding glycoside hydrolase family 76 protein; amino-acid sequence: MDEQSKSSDLRDPNARAQAAADAIYDRHLQRAFWLPGTRAGAVAWPIGRVQAQFGSWHYWWQAHLVDLLVDAAIHRVGSDRSFDPDVADDANRLLRGIRIRNGGRWTNNYYDDMAWLGLAIERADRHLHLDHAGGLRVLAGQMLDAWVPADGGGIPWRKADQFFNAPANGPAAILLARTGHVERAVAMCDWMDANLVDPDTHLVIDGLKKLPDGSLKPETGTYTYCQGVVLGAELEALRATGDRRHLDRLARLLGAVEHHSCTDGVINGGGGGDGGLFHGVLARYLALIATDLPEVDGSDELRTRAARIVTRSADAAWAHRTEFGGRVIFSSDWRRTAVIPTDAGTKAQFVAGAVNPSEVPERDLSVQLSAWMVLEAAAAIDLGLPECDQEHTRP
- the rplJ gene encoding 50S ribosomal protein L10, which codes for MAKSEKVAAVAEIAEQFKSSTATVVTEYRGLSVTQISTLRRSLGEGATYSVAKNTLVKRAAAEAGVEGLDELFTGPTAIAFIEGEPVVAAKAIKTFAKDNKALVIKGGYMDGRALSIAEIEQIADLETREVLLAKLAGAMKGNLAKAAGLFNQPASQVARLAAALQEKKNEAGETE
- the rplL gene encoding 50S ribosomal protein L7/L12; this encodes MAKLTADELIDQFKELTLLELSDFVKKFEEVFEVTAAAPVAVAAAGAPAAGGAEAAAEQDEFDVILEGAGDKKIQVIKVVREVVSGLGLKEAKDLVESAPKALLEKVDKEAAEAAKAKLEEAGAKVSVK